The sequence CCTATAAAGAAATTTTCACCCGTGCTGGCATACCTTTCGCTGTCCTTTAGCCTAAAAAGGAGTGTTCCTTTTAGAACCATCCAAGTTCTTGTGCTGTGCATGTGCATGTAAGGTCCCATCTGTCTGTTTGGGTAAATGGTGAGTTTGTATATCTTGTAGGCTTCCCCTTCGTCAAGAAGAAGCCTTTTGCCCCATCTTTCGTGCACTTCCACATGGTACTTAGCTTCCCTCCTTCCCATTTTTTTTAGCACACTTACCAAGTCCTTTACTTTGTGCGACATATCTCTTTTTATAACAAGCAGTGCATCTCTCTCTTCCACTACCGCTACATCTTTAACTCCTACAAGAGCTAAGAGCCTTTCCACACTATATGCCAAGGTGTTTTCTGTATCCATACACAAAGTGTTGCCCACGCATACATTACCGTTATTATCTGTGGGAAGCACCCTGTAGAGCCCTTCAAAAGAACCTATATCGCTCCACTCCACATCCATGGGTATTACTGCCCCCCTCTTTGTTTTCTCCATCTCTATGTAGTCAAAGGCTATCTCTGGAAGTTTTGAGTAGTTTTCCATAGTATAGTGGAAGCCCTTTTGTGCCCATTGCCAAAGTTCAGGTGCGTTTGTTTTGAATTCTTCAAGCCCTACTTTTAAAGTGAAAGCAAAGTTGCCCGAGTTCCACATGTAAGAGCCTTCCTTTAAAAAATCCTGTGCCATCTTATAAGAAGGTTTCTCCACAAAGCAGTCTATCCTATACGCGCTCAAGTCATCTTCTGATAAGAGGGTCTCTCCCAGTTTTATGTACCCAAAGTTTGGGTCTGGATAAGAGGGCTTTATGCCAAAGGCTACTACATAGCCCATCTTGGCTAATTTTTCAC comes from Hydrogenobacter hydrogenophilus and encodes:
- a CDS encoding mannose-1-phosphate guanylyltransferase/mannose-6-phosphate isomerase, translating into MKALIMAGGSGTRLWPLSRETYPKQFLKILGDKSFLHITYERLLRLVDHKDIIVATSEEYEYHVRNDLYPYEGYSLILEPEKKNTGPTILLGMLFALEKLSAKEDEVLLVIPSDHYVKPEERYAQYLSFGEKLAKMGYVVAFGIKPSYPDPNFGYIKLGETLLSEDDLSAYRIDCFVEKPSYKMAQDFLKEGSYMWNSGNFAFTLKVGLEEFKTNAPELWQWAQKGFHYTMENYSKLPEIAFDYIEMEKTKRGAVIPMDVEWSDIGSFEGLYRVLPTDNNGNVCVGNTLCMDTENTLAYSVERLLALVGVKDVAVVEERDALLVIKRDMSHKVKDLVSVLKKMGRREAKYHVEVHERWGKRLLLDEGEAYKIYKLTIYPNRQMGPYMHMHSTRTWMVLKGTLLFRLKDSERYASTGENFFIGKAQAYSIKNTGFIPAELIEVRVGEYLGEDDQILTDSKAL